Proteins encoded in a region of the Qipengyuania oceanensis genome:
- a CDS encoding VOC family protein — protein MAEIANLTTVLWFDGDAEQAARFYAQTFPESAVGDVFRAPADFPSGKKDDVLTVEFTVFGRAFSGLNGGDMFEPNESVSFMVVTEDQEETDRYWNAIVANGGAPSECGWCKDRWGFSWQITPRTLLESQQAGGEEARRAFEAMMTMQKIDVAAIDAARKGD, from the coding sequence ATGGCTGAGATCGCAAATCTGACAACGGTGCTGTGGTTCGACGGCGACGCGGAGCAAGCGGCGCGATTCTATGCTCAGACCTTCCCTGAAAGCGCGGTCGGCGATGTATTTCGCGCGCCTGCCGATTTCCCCAGCGGCAAGAAGGACGACGTGCTGACGGTGGAGTTTACCGTGTTCGGCCGAGCGTTTTCGGGCCTCAACGGCGGCGACATGTTCGAGCCCAACGAGAGCGTGAGCTTCATGGTCGTGACCGAGGACCAAGAGGAGACCGATCGCTACTGGAACGCCATCGTCGCCAATGGCGGGGCTCCGAGCGAATGCGGCTGGTGCAAGGACAGATGGGGCTTCAGCTGGCAGATAACCCCGCGCACATTGCTGGAATCGCAGCAGGCAGGCGGAGAGGAAGCTAGGCGTGCCTTCGAAGCGATGATGACCATGCAGAAGATCGACGTCGCCGCGATCGACGCCGCGCGCAAGGGAGATTGA